One Actinomycetota bacterium DNA window includes the following coding sequences:
- a CDS encoding NAD(P)/FAD-dependent oxidoreductase gives MARSIIVIGAGIAGLSAGCYGRMNGYDTHIFELHDKPGGLCTAWQRRDYTVDGCIHWLVGSKPGSSFNRIWRELGALKGSEIVNHDVFIHFEGSGGKSFDLYTDVDRLERHMKELAPADAALIEEFTGAIRAISRVDMPLAKPREISSPLDGLKMLPRMLPLLRPLLKYRRTTAKAFGERFTDPLLHEFFASIFDLPDFPLLGLLFTMAWLNNRDAGYPVGGSLEFSRAIEKRYLDLGGEITYKSRVEKVLVESGRAVGVRLEDGSEHRADIVVSAADGHATIFGMLEGKYVDEKLRERYRSHPIFEPLVQVALGIADELPDEPQTINFPLPGPVEIAGQEHRRMQVVNHRFDPVQMPAGKTVLITTFTTAYAYWERLYDDRDAYREEKQRIADTIVTAMEGRFPAIAGKVEMVDVATPMTYKRYTNNWQGSYEGWMLTTGNIGEVVKGMDMTLPGLQGFYMIGQWVKPGGGLPPAASSGREVIQIICHRDKRPFITTEA, from the coding sequence ATGGCCAGATCGATAATCGTCATCGGTGCGGGCATCGCCGGACTGTCCGCGGGTTGCTACGGCCGCATGAACGGCTACGACACGCACATCTTCGAGCTGCACGACAAGCCCGGCGGGCTGTGCACCGCCTGGCAACGCAGGGACTACACCGTCGACGGCTGCATCCACTGGCTGGTCGGGTCCAAGCCCGGTTCCAGCTTCAACCGCATCTGGCGGGAACTCGGAGCCCTCAAGGGCAGCGAGATCGTGAACCACGACGTGTTCATACACTTCGAGGGCAGCGGCGGTAAATCGTTCGACCTCTATACCGACGTCGACCGCCTGGAGCGGCACATGAAGGAGCTGGCCCCGGCCGACGCCGCGCTCATCGAGGAGTTCACCGGGGCCATCAGGGCAATCAGCCGCGTGGACATGCCATTGGCCAAGCCGCGGGAGATCTCCTCCCCGCTCGACGGGCTGAAAATGCTGCCGAGGATGTTGCCGCTGCTGCGGCCCCTGTTGAAATACCGCAGGACGACCGCCAAGGCGTTCGGGGAGCGTTTCACCGACCCCCTGCTGCATGAGTTCTTCGCCTCGATATTCGACCTCCCCGACTTTCCTCTCCTCGGGCTCCTCTTCACCATGGCGTGGCTGAACAACCGCGACGCCGGATATCCCGTGGGAGGGTCCCTCGAGTTCTCCCGCGCCATCGAGAAGCGTTACCTGGACCTGGGCGGCGAGATAACCTACAAGTCACGGGTGGAGAAGGTCCTGGTGGAGAGCGGCCGCGCGGTAGGGGTGCGGCTGGAGGACGGCAGCGAACACCGTGCCGACATCGTGGTCTCAGCCGCCGACGGGCACGCAACCATCTTCGGCATGCTGGAGGGAAAGTACGTGGACGAGAAGCTGCGCGAGCGTTACCGCAGCCATCCTATCTTCGAGCCCCTGGTGCAGGTCGCCCTGGGTATAGCGGATGAACTGCCCGATGAGCCGCAGACGATCAACTTCCCCCTGCCCGGCCCCGTAGAGATCGCCGGACAGGAGCACCGGCGCATGCAAGTGGTAAACCACAGGTTCGATCCCGTCCAGATGCCGGCGGGGAAAACGGTCCTTATCACCACCTTCACGACGGCCTACGCATACTGGGAAAGGCTTTACGATGACCGCGACGCATACAGGGAAGAGAAACAGCGTATCGCGGACACCATCGTGACAGCTATGGAAGGGAGATTTCCCGCTATTGCAGGGAAAGTCGAGATGGTGGATGTGGCCACGCCCATGACTTACAAGCGGTACACCAATAACTGGCAGGGTAGCTACGAGGGCTGGATGCTCACGACGGGAAATATCGGCGAGGTGGTCAAGGGGATGGACATGACGCTGCCCGGCCTGCAGGGCTTCTACATGATCGGGCAGTGGGTAAAGCCCGGCGGAGGGCTGCCCCCTGCCGCCTCCTCCGGCCGCGAGGTCATCCAGATCATCTGCCACCGGGACAAGCGTCCCTTTATCACCACCGAGGCCTGA
- a CDS encoding DUF975 family protein, protein MASDRYSKGEAIRFGWEAMKNNFVFFLLFLIVAWVVSGGLSALGSINRGSGLTVFPFIFGVLGWLVGILISMAQTTIGLRLSAAPEATAEVSDVWSSWGLFLNYFVGGILVGLMVMVGFIFCIIPGIYLGIRFSFFGYLIIDRNIGPVEAIKRSWEITSGNTWDLFLLGLLFFGIILLGVLACVVGLFAAIPTTMVAHAYVYRRLEYGAVSGQVPQAPETVSSPEA, encoded by the coding sequence ATGGCGAGCGACAGGTATTCCAAGGGTGAGGCGATCAGGTTCGGCTGGGAGGCGATGAAGAACAACTTCGTCTTCTTCCTGCTGTTCCTGATCGTCGCTTGGGTGGTCTCGGGTGGACTATCGGCTCTCGGCAGCATCAACAGGGGGTCCGGCTTGACCGTGTTCCCCTTTATCTTCGGCGTACTCGGTTGGTTGGTCGGTATCCTCATCTCCATGGCCCAGACGACCATCGGCCTGCGCTTGAGCGCAGCGCCGGAGGCGACCGCCGAGGTCTCCGACGTCTGGTCCAGCTGGGGTCTCTTCCTTAATTATTTCGTGGGGGGCATCCTGGTCGGGCTGATGGTCATGGTGGGCTTCATATTCTGCATCATCCCCGGCATCTACCTCGGCATCAGGTTCTCCTTTTTCGGCTACCTCATCATCGACCGCAACATCGGTCCCGTGGAGGCCATCAAGAGGAGCTGGGAGATCACCAGTGGGAACACCTGGGACCTTTTCCTGCTGGGGCTTCTGTTCTTCGGCATCATCCTGCTGGGCGTGCTGGCGTGCGTGGTCGGCCTCTTCGCCGCTATCCCCACGACCATGGTGGCCCACGCGTACGTCTACCGCAGGCTGGAATATGGCGCCGTTTCCGGGCAGGTGCCGCAGGCGCCGGAAACCGTGTCCTCTCCCGAGGCCTGA
- a CDS encoding FAD-dependent oxidoreductase produces MREDFDSIVVGAGIAGLGVASILASEAGEKVLVLDRNDRPGGRLMSYADTPGKGWKVDIGLHMTELGDASSIHALNARVGVDVAWGPFSETVQFYHEGKFVNIAELVPMSGEERRAFGSTLRLIAEMEDAEIAAWDDRSLAEWLAENVPSEAVRDLFTDMGMIMTTIPEAIDMAAGEVLYIGRDNLRKKSQLLTSSYPIGGMEAFTRGLVKVIEDNWGRVETGREVAEVIISGGVARGVRVAKSGGGPYPGYYAMPQLEEITAGKVICALPIYQLPSIIDFSPATSPMPSWWTKRIADIMHEVTCLVGFMFGLSEPVTDKLCFFSALETPHAGLPFQAFPASNFDPGIAPAGKQLLHTDVVCEYPEASDPFERRRILDALWLDLGEMFPGIADAVEWKVPYYVAGCDGLARKPGLVGEFKPKLQAPGVDNLFFAGDTYIGRGLAMNGAALSAMQCADLILKGME; encoded by the coding sequence ATGCGGGAGGATTTCGACAGCATAGTGGTGGGGGCGGGGATAGCCGGCCTGGGGGTCGCGTCCATACTGGCCTCGGAGGCCGGAGAGAAGGTGCTGGTGCTCGACCGCAACGACCGGCCCGGCGGTCGGCTCATGAGCTACGCGGACACGCCCGGCAAGGGCTGGAAGGTGGATATCGGCCTGCACATGACCGAGTTGGGCGACGCCTCCTCCATCCACGCCCTCAACGCGAGGGTGGGGGTGGACGTGGCCTGGGGTCCGTTCTCCGAGACGGTGCAGTTCTACCACGAGGGGAAGTTCGTGAACATCGCGGAGCTGGTCCCTATGAGCGGAGAGGAGCGGCGTGCCTTCGGCTCCACCTTGCGCCTCATCGCCGAGATGGAGGACGCGGAGATCGCCGCCTGGGACGACCGTTCCCTGGCGGAATGGCTGGCCGAGAACGTGCCCAGCGAGGCGGTGCGGGACCTCTTCACCGATATGGGGATGATCATGACCACCATCCCCGAGGCCATAGACATGGCGGCGGGGGAGGTGCTCTACATCGGCCGTGACAACCTGCGCAAGAAAAGCCAGCTCCTCACCTCCAGCTACCCCATCGGCGGCATGGAGGCCTTCACCCGCGGACTGGTCAAGGTCATCGAGGACAACTGGGGCAGGGTCGAGACGGGCCGCGAGGTCGCGGAGGTGATCATCTCCGGGGGTGTTGCCCGCGGTGTCAGGGTGGCGAAGAGCGGCGGCGGTCCCTATCCCGGTTACTACGCCATGCCGCAGCTGGAGGAGATCACCGCCGGTAAGGTGATCTGCGCCCTCCCTATCTACCAGCTTCCGTCCATCATCGACTTCTCACCCGCCACCTCGCCCATGCCGTCGTGGTGGACGAAGCGCATCGCGGACATCATGCACGAGGTGACCTGCCTGGTGGGTTTCATGTTCGGGCTCTCCGAGCCGGTGACGGACAAGCTGTGCTTCTTCAGCGCCCTCGAGACCCCCCATGCCGGCCTGCCCTTCCAAGCCTTCCCGGCCTCCAACTTCGATCCCGGTATAGCTCCCGCGGGCAAACAGCTCCTCCATACCGACGTGGTCTGCGAGTACCCCGAGGCGTCGGACCCCTTCGAGCGCCGGCGCATCCTGGACGCCCTGTGGCTGGACCTCGGCGAGATGTTCCCCGGTATCGCGGACGCGGTGGAGTGGAAGGTGCCATATTACGTGGCCGGATGCGACGGGCTTGCCCGCAAGCCCGGCCTGGTGGGGGAGTTCAAGCCCAAACTGCAGGCGCCGGGCGTGGACAACCTCTTCTTCGCGGGCGACACATATATCGGACGCGGCCTGGCCATGAACGGGGCGGCTCTCTCGGCCATGCAGTGCGCTGATCTTATCCTGAAGGGGATGGAATAA
- the ilvD gene encoding dihydroxy-acid dehydratase, producing MDKPKSAPIFDERDFPVSVARLAIMQGLGVEIEELKGKPIVAVANSHTEMNPGHMHLRTLAERVKEGVHAAGGIPFEFNVPAPCDGFTEGNEGMRFVLPQRELIADTVETYVRSMLFDAVVLIASCDKIIPGMIMAAARLDRPTIMLTGGPGAFNIRYTMGMKGSIFHKDYNDLLDKLNCATCATCGSCELMGTANTFQCLAEAMGLTMPGSANIPAYFSEKLLYARRAGKRIVEMVEEGLTARRILGKKAVENALMVDLAIGGSTNSALHLPAIAHELGFELALSRFNDFNHRIPTLCSIAPNGPHGIQDLHRAGGVPAVMKVLARDLHLDAVNVMGQTLAEVVEAAEVKDAEVIRGRGDPCFAEGGTVALFGNLAPEGAVVKQSAVAPEMLRFSGPARVFEAEADCLAALRDGTLNEGEVLVIRNEGPRGGPGMPETLAVTMGLELHGLARVALVTDGRFSGATAGPCIGHVSPEAAAGGPIAALRDGDEISIDIPGRLLEVELTPEEIASRIAAARPPQREIPPGFMRRYVKTVSSAARGAVLE from the coding sequence ATGGACAAACCCAAGAGCGCACCGATCTTCGATGAGAGGGACTTTCCCGTCAGCGTCGCCCGGCTGGCCATCATGCAGGGCCTGGGCGTGGAGATCGAGGAGCTGAAGGGGAAGCCCATCGTGGCCGTCGCCAACTCCCACACCGAGATGAACCCGGGCCACATGCACCTGCGCACGCTGGCGGAGCGGGTCAAGGAGGGCGTGCACGCCGCGGGAGGGATTCCCTTCGAGTTCAACGTGCCCGCGCCCTGCGATGGCTTCACCGAGGGAAACGAGGGCATGCGCTTCGTGCTGCCCCAGCGGGAGCTAATCGCGGACACGGTGGAGACCTACGTGCGCAGCATGCTCTTCGACGCCGTGGTCCTGATAGCTTCCTGCGACAAGATAATCCCGGGCATGATCATGGCCGCGGCACGCCTGGACCGCCCCACCATTATGCTCACCGGGGGCCCTGGCGCTTTCAACATCCGCTACACCATGGGCATGAAGGGGAGCATCTTCCACAAGGACTATAACGACCTGCTTGACAAGCTGAACTGCGCCACCTGCGCCACCTGTGGTTCCTGCGAACTCATGGGCACCGCCAACACCTTCCAGTGCCTGGCCGAGGCCATGGGGCTGACCATGCCTGGCTCGGCAAACATACCCGCTTACTTCTCGGAGAAGCTGCTCTACGCCCGCCGGGCCGGGAAGCGTATCGTGGAGATGGTGGAGGAGGGGCTGACGGCGCGCAGGATCCTGGGGAAGAAGGCGGTAGAGAACGCCCTCATGGTGGACCTGGCCATCGGCGGCTCGACCAACTCGGCCCTGCACCTGCCGGCCATCGCCCACGAGCTGGGCTTCGAGCTCGCCCTCTCCCGCTTCAACGACTTCAACCACCGCATCCCCACCCTGTGCTCCATCGCGCCCAACGGACCCCATGGCATCCAGGACCTGCACCGGGCCGGGGGGGTGCCGGCGGTTATGAAGGTGCTCGCCAGAGACCTCCACCTGGACGCCGTCAACGTCATGGGCCAGACCCTGGCGGAAGTGGTGGAGGCGGCCGAGGTGAAGGACGCGGAGGTCATCCGCGGACGCGGCGACCCCTGTTTCGCCGAGGGCGGGACGGTGGCGCTCTTCGGCAACCTGGCGCCGGAGGGCGCGGTTGTGAAACAGTCGGCGGTGGCCCCGGAGATGCTGCGCTTCTCCGGGCCCGCCCGGGTCTTCGAGGCGGAGGCGGACTGCCTCGCCGCCCTGCGCGATGGCACCTTGAACGAGGGCGAGGTGCTGGTCATCCGCAACGAGGGACCGCGGGGAGGGCCGGGGATGCCTGAGACCCTGGCGGTGACCATGGGGCTGGAGCTGCATGGCCTTGCGCGCGTGGCCCTTGTCACCGACGGCCGTTTCTCGGGGGCGACCGCAGGGCCGTGCATAGGACATGTATCGCCGGAAGCCGCGGCGGGCGGTCCAATCGCCGCCCTGCGCGACGGCGACGAGATCAGCATTGACATCCCGGGACGGCTGCTCGAGGTCGAGCTGACTCCGGAGGAGATCGCGTCCCGCATCGCCGCAGCGCGACCTCCGCAGCGTGAGATACCCCCGGGGTTCATGCGCCGTTACGTCAAGACGGTGAGCTCAGCCGCGCGCGGTGCCGTGCTCGAGTGA
- a CDS encoding methyltransferase domain-containing protein: MSRDTGGYLWDAADYHDSSSQQKKWGRELFPKLNLRGDERVLDIGCGDGRLTVELSELVPSGAVVGIDSSPEMISFARDSFPPEDYPNLSWQVMDAQELSFDGEFDVAFSNAVLHWVPDQGLVLRGVERSLKGGGRLLFQMGGRGMAANVVQVMMSVLSRGDWGRFFHDFALPYRFCGPEEYTRWLEDAGLRPLRVELVPKDMTHEGSRGLTAWIRTTWLPLTQRLPEDLREGFIAAIVEGYVERFPPDAEGLVHVDAVRLEIEAEKA; encoded by the coding sequence ATGAGCCGCGACACGGGTGGTTACCTCTGGGACGCCGCCGATTACCACGACTCGTCGTCCCAGCAGAAGAAGTGGGGGCGCGAGCTTTTCCCCAAGCTGAACCTGCGGGGCGACGAGCGTGTCCTGGACATCGGGTGCGGAGACGGCAGGCTCACCGTGGAGCTATCGGAACTGGTGCCTTCAGGCGCCGTGGTGGGCATCGACAGCTCCCCTGAGATGATCAGCTTCGCCCGCGACAGCTTCCCTCCGGAAGATTACCCCAACCTTTCCTGGCAGGTCATGGACGCTCAGGAGCTGAGCTTTGACGGAGAGTTCGACGTGGCCTTCTCCAACGCCGTCCTGCACTGGGTCCCCGACCAGGGACTGGTCCTGAGGGGCGTGGAAAGGAGCCTGAAGGGTGGCGGCCGGTTGCTCTTCCAGATGGGGGGAAGGGGGATGGCCGCAAACGTGGTCCAGGTGATGATGTCCGTGCTCTCTCGGGGGGACTGGGGCAGGTTTTTCCACGATTTCGCCCTGCCGTACCGTTTCTGTGGCCCGGAGGAATACACGCGATGGCTGGAGGACGCCGGCCTGCGCCCGCTCCGGGTCGAGCTGGTCCCCAAGGACATGACCCACGAGGGCAGCCGTGGCCTCACCGCCTGGATCCGCACCACCTGGCTGCCCTTGACGCAGCGCCTTCCCGAGGATTTGCGCGAGGGTTTCATCGCCGCGATAGTCGAGGGCTACGTCGAACGCTTCCCTCCGGATGCGGAAGGGCTGGTCCACGTCGATGCCGTACGGCTGGAGATCGAGGCGGAAAAAGCCTGA
- a CDS encoding GNAT family N-acetyltransferase codes for MLEIKKAAIEDEEKIFRLIRELADAVGFAEQAPLIDIGIWSKTLERMLSSPDWVFLLALEDGEALGLVLFYIRPTLTTGMNKAIITEMIVTERARGRGAGKGLIEEAKKRALQRGCSIMAVATDLDNAGATGFYKKMGFTHERMYFEAQL; via the coding sequence ATGCTGGAAATAAAGAAGGCCGCCATCGAGGACGAAGAGAAGATCTTCCGGTTGATCCGGGAACTGGCGGATGCCGTGGGATTCGCGGAGCAAGCGCCCCTTATCGACATAGGGATCTGGTCGAAGACCCTCGAGAGGATGCTATCCTCGCCGGACTGGGTCTTTCTCCTCGCCCTCGAGGACGGCGAAGCCCTGGGCCTGGTGCTCTTCTACATCAGGCCGACCCTCACTACCGGTATGAACAAGGCCATCATCACCGAGATGATCGTGACGGAAAGGGCCCGCGGCAGGGGCGCGGGGAAGGGGCTCATCGAGGAGGCCAAGAAGCGGGCCCTGCAGCGGGGGTGCTCCATCATGGCCGTGGCCACCGACCTGGATAACGCGGGAGCGACGGGTTTCTACAAGAAGATGGGCTTCACCCATGAGCGCATGTACTTCGAGGCGCAACTCTGA
- a CDS encoding DUF2284 domain-containing protein, protein MPIERDLEALKDFALEEGAVSAEVIPAHEVVFDERTVHKCQFGCPSYGCYLTCPPFTPTPSEFEKALRTYKWAVMVECDLADLNRLVVEVEKEAMRRGYYLALGLKGQRCLLCEECVPPGETCRDPLNARPSMSGLGINVFATLKKAGMERRLATGGEDYASWGMVLVD, encoded by the coding sequence ATGCCCATCGAGAGAGACCTCGAGGCCTTAAAAGACTTTGCCCTGGAGGAGGGTGCGGTATCGGCGGAAGTCATACCGGCACACGAGGTGGTCTTTGACGAGAGGACGGTCCACAAGTGCCAGTTCGGGTGTCCCTCCTACGGGTGCTACCTCACGTGCCCGCCTTTCACGCCCACGCCATCCGAGTTCGAGAAGGCCCTGCGCACCTATAAGTGGGCGGTCATGGTTGAGTGCGACCTTGCCGACCTCAACCGGCTGGTAGTGGAGGTCGAGAAGGAGGCAATGCGGCGCGGTTACTACCTGGCGCTGGGGCTGAAGGGACAGCGCTGCCTGCTGTGCGAGGAATGCGTCCCCCCCGGCGAAACCTGCCGCGACCCCCTGAACGCGCGCCCCTCCATGTCCGGGCTGGGGATCAACGTCTTCGCCACGCTCAAGAAGGCCGGCATGGAACGCAGACTGGCCACCGGCGGGGAGGACTACGCCTCCTGGGGCATGGTCCTCGTGGACTAG
- a CDS encoding Sir2 family NAD-dependent protein deacetylase produces MGGKGPGKKPRKELGKEQLEAAAIIGRSRRLVAFSGAGVSEESGIPTFRDPGGLWDRFDPLELGGGDIFTSMFSGASIPQAAVDFVSEMLKVLEGAHPNPGHYALGELERLGILRSVITQNIDNLHREAGNTRVIEVHGNLFRLACMVCGNKIQLGRDELFALGWELVELMGRGDLRGIIKLVSRCPCGGPCRLDVVGFGEPVQDMGLAMGEARDADVLLILGTSGMVYPAAYVPEHAKKTGAKIIEINATGIYFPDLVDVGIIGRSGEILPPILEQVKDIKSYDIF; encoded by the coding sequence ATGGGCGGAAAGGGACCCGGAAAAAAACCCAGAAAGGAACTCGGGAAGGAGCAGCTGGAGGCGGCCGCGATAATTGGCAGGTCCAGGAGGCTCGTGGCCTTTTCGGGCGCCGGCGTTTCGGAGGAGAGCGGCATCCCCACCTTTCGCGACCCCGGTGGACTGTGGGACCGTTTCGACCCCCTGGAACTGGGTGGGGGAGACATCTTCACCTCCATGTTCAGCGGGGCCAGCATCCCGCAGGCCGCGGTGGATTTCGTCTCGGAGATGCTCAAGGTGCTGGAGGGGGCCCATCCCAACCCCGGGCATTATGCCCTGGGGGAGCTGGAGCGCCTGGGGATACTGAGGTCGGTGATAACCCAGAACATCGACAACCTGCACCGCGAGGCCGGCAATACCCGGGTTATCGAGGTGCACGGCAACCTCTTCCGCCTGGCGTGCATGGTCTGCGGTAACAAGATACAGCTCGGGCGCGATGAACTCTTCGCCCTGGGCTGGGAACTGGTGGAACTCATGGGCAGGGGAGACCTGCGGGGGATAATCAAGCTGGTGTCGAGGTGCCCATGCGGTGGCCCCTGCCGCCTGGACGTGGTGGGGTTCGGGGAGCCGGTACAGGACATGGGCCTGGCCATGGGGGAGGCGCGGGACGCTGACGTCCTGCTCATCCTGGGGACCTCGGGCATGGTCTACCCCGCCGCCTATGTCCCTGAGCACGCCAAGAAGACGGGCGCGAAGATCATAGAGATCAACGCCACCGGCATCTACTTCCCCGACCTTGTGGATGTGGGGATAATCGGTAGGTCCGGCGAGATCCTGCCCCCCATACTCGAACAGGTCAAGGACATCAAGAGCTACGATATCTTCTGA
- a CDS encoding DUF3795 domain-containing protein, with the protein MGDNAARTAYCGLYCGDCIPSQARLFELLQELRGIAAELHLDDYAALIARRDEAFRDYAAFEKMLALLSGLRCPAPCRGGGGKPTCAIRECALDKDFAGCWECPDRRGCALLEPLRAFHGGSIDGNLDAVAEHGVEGWADRRGKHYPWS; encoded by the coding sequence ATGGGTGATAACGCGGCCCGTACCGCTTACTGCGGACTTTACTGCGGCGATTGCATCCCCTCCCAGGCTCGCCTCTTCGAACTGCTGCAGGAACTGCGCGGGATCGCCGCGGAACTGCACCTGGATGACTACGCGGCACTGATCGCCCGCAGAGACGAGGCTTTCAGAGACTACGCCGCGTTCGAGAAAATGCTCGCCCTGCTGTCCGGTCTGCGGTGCCCCGCCCCCTGCCGCGGGGGCGGCGGCAAACCCACCTGCGCCATCAGGGAGTGCGCGCTGGACAAGGATTTCGCGGGGTGCTGGGAATGCCCGGACAGGAGGGGGTGTGCTCTACTCGAACCCTTACGCGCTTTCCACGGCGGAAGCATCGACGGCAACCTCGACGCCGTCGCGGAGCACGGGGTGGAGGGCTGGGCGGACCGGAGGGGGAAGCATTACCCCTGGTCTTAG
- a CDS encoding radical SAM protein, producing MVTYTEREFKSILIVRKYIDGWFWDRYGVNPYQGCRFGCVYCDSRSEKYRLPADFDDDIIVKRDPAGMLDKRLCRARALLPDVVAMSGASDPYHQAEARYKSTRKCLEVLERHAYPVHVLTKSRLVLRDLDLLERIGGKNWCTVSVTITTADPVVARFLEKRSPSPQARFEVIETIKRETDHVRAGVLLIPVVPFLCDSRENLEAVVRGAKEAGADYVLFGGAMTMRDQQALWFMRHIAESYPELVEGYEDLYAFNYDPGAYRGRYTAKESYNIAVGRDFLGLCERYSVPFRIKRYIPDDYRSDNYAVAEKLLNQAYGLMVAGKAWNGLHRAGMNIQNLKEPIGDIANRNELRRIRNVDRNIEAMILEELD from the coding sequence ATGGTCACGTACACCGAGCGGGAGTTCAAGTCCATCCTCATCGTGCGCAAGTATATTGACGGCTGGTTCTGGGACCGTTACGGCGTCAATCCCTACCAGGGCTGCCGCTTCGGTTGCGTCTACTGCGATTCGCGCAGCGAGAAGTACCGCCTGCCGGCCGATTTCGACGACGACATCATCGTGAAGAGAGACCCTGCGGGGATGCTGGACAAGCGCCTCTGCCGCGCCCGTGCCCTGCTGCCGGACGTGGTGGCCATGTCCGGCGCCTCGGACCCCTACCACCAAGCCGAGGCCAGATACAAGAGCACCAGAAAATGCCTGGAGGTGCTGGAGAGGCACGCTTATCCAGTGCACGTGCTGACGAAATCGCGGCTGGTGTTGAGGGACCTGGATTTGCTCGAACGCATAGGGGGTAAAAACTGGTGTACGGTCTCGGTGACCATCACCACCGCCGACCCCGTGGTGGCGCGCTTTCTGGAAAAGAGGAGCCCGTCCCCACAAGCCCGTTTCGAGGTCATCGAGACCATAAAGCGAGAGACCGATCACGTGCGGGCAGGGGTGCTGCTGATCCCGGTCGTCCCCTTCCTGTGCGACTCGCGTGAGAACCTGGAGGCAGTGGTAAGGGGAGCGAAGGAAGCCGGTGCCGACTACGTCCTCTTCGGAGGAGCGATGACCATGCGCGACCAGCAGGCGCTGTGGTTCATGCGCCACATCGCGGAAAGTTATCCCGAGCTGGTGGAGGGATACGAGGACCTTTATGCTTTCAACTACGATCCTGGAGCTTACCGTGGCCGCTACACGGCGAAGGAGAGTTATAATATCGCGGTAGGACGCGATTTCCTGGGGCTCTGCGAGAGATACTCCGTGCCGTTCAGGATCAAGCGCTACATCCCGGATGATTACCGCTCGGATAACTATGCCGTCGCAGAGAAGCTGCTCAACCAGGCCTACGGACTCATGGTCGCCGGCAAGGCGTGGAACGGCCTGCACCGGGCAGGCATGAACATCCAGAACCTCAAGGAGCCGATCGGCGATATTGCCAACCGGAACGAGCTGCGCAGGATCAGGAACGTCGATAGAAACATCGAAGCCATGATCCTGGAAGAGCTGGACTAA
- a CDS encoding MBL fold metallo-hydrolase, whose translation MNGNVELKEVDQVEILSLSDNYNDLVSMDSNEIVTRSVPVKDMEVKGSILAEHGFSAAIKTISGDETHELLFDFGLSDVAVPYNADKLGLDLSGIEAAVLSHGHMDHFGALVPMIEALPNKPVPFYVHPAAFKGNRYLRVGDIRIKFPPAERSTWEQAGVEVIESVGPALLAGGTVLFLGEIERLTDFEKGMPNAYFEKDGEESWDPIEEDSGIAVNLRGKGLVVLSGCSHSGIVNTVAHARKVTGIDKVHVVMGGFHLTGPAFEPIVDKTIAGLQAFSPDYVVPTHCTGRKAVMAFEKAMPDEFILNMAGTRLTFRA comes from the coding sequence ATGAACGGGAACGTTGAGCTGAAGGAAGTCGACCAGGTCGAGATACTCTCTCTCTCCGACAATTACAACGACCTGGTATCAATGGACTCGAACGAGATAGTGACCCGCTCCGTTCCAGTGAAGGACATGGAGGTGAAGGGCTCCATCCTCGCTGAACACGGTTTCTCCGCCGCCATCAAGACCATATCCGGGGATGAGACCCACGAGTTGCTCTTCGACTTCGGCCTCTCGGACGTGGCCGTGCCCTACAACGCGGACAAGCTCGGCCTGGACCTGTCCGGCATCGAGGCCGCGGTGCTGTCCCACGGGCACATGGACCATTTCGGGGCCCTGGTGCCGATGATCGAGGCCCTCCCCAACAAGCCCGTGCCCTTTTACGTGCACCCTGCGGCCTTCAAGGGCAACCGCTACCTCAGGGTGGGAGACATACGGATAAAATTTCCACCGGCGGAACGTTCCACCTGGGAGCAGGCGGGGGTCGAGGTGATCGAGAGCGTGGGGCCGGCGCTCCTGGCGGGCGGCACGGTCCTTTTCCTGGGGGAGATAGAGCGGCTCACCGATTTCGAGAAGGGCATGCCCAATGCCTACTTCGAAAAGGACGGCGAGGAGTCGTGGGACCCCATCGAGGAGGACAGCGGCATCGCCGTGAACCTCCGAGGCAAGGGCCTGGTGGTCCTCTCTGGCTGCTCCCATTCCGGCATCGTCAACACCGTGGCCCACGCCAGGAAGGTCACCGGCATAGACAAGGTCCACGTGGTCATGGGCGGTTTTCACCTCACCGGCCCCGCCTTCGAGCCCATCGTCGACAAGACCATCGCGGGCCTGCAGGCATTCAGCCCCGACTACGTCGTGCCCACCCACTGCACCGGCCGCAAGGCGGTGATGGCCTTCGAGAAGGCAATGCCGGATGAGTTCATCCTGAACATGGCGGGCACCCGCCTCACCTTCCGGGCTTAG